A region from the Coturnix japonica isolate 7356 chromosome 28, Coturnix japonica 2.1, whole genome shotgun sequence genome encodes:
- the PRSS57 gene encoding serine protease 57, protein MFTALLILSLGGSMLHPAGAHRSWIIGGKAAVPHSRPFIASIQMDGQHFCGGFLVWPRWVMTAAHCPVPRHNPSFRVVLGAHSLEQPEESQQVFGIEESIAHPLYDPRSVDNDIRLLRLNHTAELNAFVKRIRLPRPHIDLKPGTLCSVLGWGDISNYGERPIQLMEVNTTIVKRSLCRTLWKGRVSGNMMCGASRNATLQGVCAGDSGGPLVLKGKVYGVVSFSGERCGDRRYPDIYTRISNYIEWVHHVVLSHRQPHEQRKHKLGPGKVGRDQRAAGWGRPGLSHPPPAPRGLMFNGN, encoded by the exons atGTTCACTGCTCTGCTCATCCTCAGCCTGGGGGGCTCAATGCTGCATCCAGCAG GTGCTCACAGAAGTTGGATCATCGGGGGAAAAGCAGCGGTGCCGCACTCCCGGCCCTTCATCGCCTCCATCCAGATGGACGGGCAGCATTTCTGTGGGGGTTTCCTGGTGTGGCCCAGGTGGGTGATGACAGCTGCCCACTGCCCCGTTCCCAG GCACAACCCCTCCTTCCGCGTGGTGCTGGGAGCTCACAGCCTGGAGCAGCCCGAGGAGTCCCAGCAGGTGTTTGGTATCGAGGAATCCATCGCTCATCCCCTCTACGACCCTCGGTCGGTGGACAACGACATCCGTCTGCTCAGG TTAAACCACACGGCCGAGCTGAATGCATTTGTGAAGCGCATCCGCCTGCCCCGGCCACACATCGACCTGAAGCCTGGCACCCTCTGCTCCGTGTTGGGATGGGGGGACATCTCCAACTACGGCGAGAGACCCATCCAGCTGATGGAGGTCAACACCACCATCGTCAAGAGGAGCCTGTGTCGGACCCTATGGAAGGGCCGTGTCTCAGGCAACATGATGTGCGGGGCCAGCCGCAATGCCACGCTGCAGGGCGTCTGTGCG GGTGACTCTGGGGGACCCCTGGTCCTCAAGGGGAAGGTTTATGGTGTCGTCTCGTTCTCTGGGGAGAGATGTGGGGACCGCCGGTACCCTGACATTTACACCAGGATCTCCAACTACATCGAGTGGGTGCACCACGTTGTGCTCAGCCACCGCCAGCCCCACGAGCAGAGGAAGCACAAACTGGGCCCAGGGAAGGTGGGGAGGGATCAAAGAGCAGCAGGGTGGGGAAGGCCAGGCCTCTCACATCCCCCTCCAGCTCCAAGGGGTTTGATGTTCAATGGGAACTGA